In the Solibacillus sp. FSL K6-1523 genome, one interval contains:
- the fliH gene encoding flagellar assembly protein FliH, which yields MSRIIRSTNAHPAEEQIVEIKLQNFFEPIHFTEEVEEADHAPQLTLEDIQQERQQMMQRAEQEIVEQREQFEQFRNEQLASIEALKQTWEEEKLVLQQQAYDEGFAQGYEEGNQKVQADMEQSLQTANATMTLAEENAQKYIESQESVILELALTSAERILNVALDREEELFISIIKRALKEAREMKEIKLYVAPKYHGIVTKNHDELAEMFPVNVPFMIFVNEDLLDNESYIETNHGRIVVSLDEQLQELRIQLNELLDSKE from the coding sequence TTGTCTAGAATTATCCGTTCGACAAATGCACATCCGGCAGAAGAACAAATTGTAGAAATCAAATTACAAAACTTTTTTGAACCTATTCATTTTACAGAGGAGGTTGAGGAGGCAGATCATGCGCCTCAACTGACTTTAGAAGATATACAGCAAGAGCGTCAGCAAATGATGCAAAGAGCTGAGCAAGAAATAGTAGAGCAACGAGAACAATTCGAACAATTTCGCAATGAACAACTTGCCTCAATTGAAGCATTAAAGCAAACTTGGGAGGAAGAAAAGCTCGTACTTCAGCAACAAGCTTATGATGAAGGTTTTGCACAAGGCTATGAAGAAGGGAATCAAAAAGTACAAGCTGATATGGAGCAATCGCTACAAACAGCCAATGCAACGATGACCCTAGCTGAAGAGAACGCGCAAAAATATATAGAATCTCAAGAGTCAGTTATTTTAGAATTGGCATTAACTTCGGCAGAGCGTATTTTAAATGTAGCGCTTGATCGGGAAGAAGAATTATTTATTTCGATTATTAAACGTGCATTGAAAGAAGCAAGAGAAATGAAAGAAATCAAGTTGTATGTGGCACCTAAATATCATGGAATTGTTACGAAAAATCACGATGAATTAGCGGAAATGTTCCCAGTAAATGTACCATTTATGATTTTTGTTAATGAAGATTTACTCGATAATGAAAGCTATATCGAAACGAATCATGGACGCATCGTTGTATCATTAGACGAGCAATTGCAAGAGCTACGTATACAATTAAATGAACTATTAGACAGTAAGGAATGA
- the fliG gene encoding flagellar motor switch protein FliG, which translates to MSKKDKGLSGKQKAALLLISLGPEVSASVYKHLSEEEIERLTLEISGVKKVESTVKEDIIEEFHQIALAQDYITQGGIGYAKTVLEKALGAEQAQAILNRLTSSLQVRPFDFARKADPAQIFNFIQNEHPQTIALILSYLEAGQAGVILSSLPQEVQADIAKRIAIMESTSPEVISEIESVLERKLSSTVTQDYTETGGVDAVVEVLNGVDRQTEKTILDALEIQDPELAEEIKKRMFVFEDIVTLDNRSIQRVIRDCENEDLLLSMKVSSDEVKDIIFRNMSQRMADTFREEMEIMGPVRLRDVEEAQSRIVAVIRRLEDAGEIIIARGGGDDVIV; encoded by the coding sequence GTGTCCAAGAAAGATAAAGGTTTATCAGGAAAGCAAAAAGCGGCTTTACTGTTAATTTCTCTAGGACCAGAAGTTTCGGCTTCTGTATATAAACATTTAAGTGAAGAAGAAATTGAACGTCTAACGTTAGAAATTTCAGGTGTAAAAAAGGTTGAATCCACTGTAAAAGAAGATATTATTGAGGAATTCCATCAAATTGCATTAGCGCAAGATTATATCACGCAAGGTGGTATTGGATATGCAAAAACGGTACTTGAAAAAGCATTAGGCGCTGAGCAAGCACAGGCTATTTTAAATCGTCTAACTTCATCTTTGCAAGTGCGTCCGTTTGATTTTGCACGTAAAGCAGATCCAGCGCAAATTTTTAACTTTATTCAAAACGAGCATCCGCAAACAATTGCTCTTATACTTTCTTATTTAGAGGCAGGGCAAGCGGGTGTGATTTTATCTTCATTACCACAAGAGGTACAGGCAGATATAGCAAAACGTATTGCGATTATGGAATCCACTTCACCAGAAGTCATTAGTGAGATTGAATCTGTACTGGAACGTAAGCTATCATCGACAGTTACACAAGATTACACGGAAACTGGTGGCGTAGATGCAGTTGTAGAAGTGTTAAATGGTGTCGACCGTCAAACGGAAAAAACAATTCTCGATGCACTGGAGATTCAAGATCCAGAGCTGGCAGAAGAAATCAAAAAGCGTATGTTTGTATTCGAGGACATCGTTACACTCGACAATCGTTCTATCCAACGTGTTATTCGCGATTGCGAAAACGAGGACTTACTGCTTTCAATGAAGGTATCTTCAGACGAAGTAAAGGATATTATTTTCCGCAATATGTCACAGCGTATGGCTGATACATTCCGTGAAGAAATGGAAATTATGGGGCCTGTACGTTTACGTGATGTAGAGGAAGCACAGTCACGTATCGTTGCTGTTATTCGTCGCTTAGAAGATGCGGGAGAAATCATTATCGCACGCGGTGGAGGAGATGATGTAATTGTCTAG
- the codY gene encoding GTP-sensing pleiotropic transcriptional regulator CodY: MNLLAKTRKINAMLQASAGKPVNFKEMADTLGNIIESNVFIVSRKGKLLGISIQQQIENDRIKKFIEERQFPEQYTQNLFNITETSPNLDIENEHTAFPIENKELFATGLTTIVPIIGGGERLGTLVLARIRDQFEDDDLILAEYGATVVGMEILREKSEEIEEEARSKAVVQMAINSLSYSELEAIEHIFEELDGNEGLLVASKIADRVGITRSVIVNALRKLESAGVIESRSLGMKGTYIKVLNDKFLTALAEIKMK, from the coding sequence ATGAATTTATTAGCAAAAACAAGAAAAATCAATGCAATGCTCCAAGCGTCTGCAGGAAAGCCAGTAAACTTTAAAGAAATGGCAGATACATTAGGTAACATCATTGAAAGTAATGTATTTATCGTAAGTCGTAAAGGGAAATTACTAGGGATTTCAATTCAACAACAAATTGAAAATGATCGCATTAAAAAATTTATTGAAGAACGTCAATTCCCTGAACAATATACTCAAAATTTATTTAATATTACTGAAACATCTCCAAACCTTGATATTGAAAACGAACATACTGCATTCCCAATTGAAAATAAAGAATTATTTGCAACAGGGTTAACAACAATCGTTCCAATCATTGGTGGCGGTGAGCGTTTAGGTACATTAGTATTAGCGCGTATTCGTGATCAATTTGAAGATGACGATTTAATTTTAGCGGAATACGGTGCTACTGTAGTAGGTATGGAAATTTTACGTGAAAAATCAGAAGAGATTGAAGAAGAAGCACGTTCAAAAGCAGTAGTTCAAATGGCGATCAATTCATTATCTTATTCTGAACTTGAAGCAATTGAGCATATTTTTGAAGAGTTAGATGGAAATGAAGGGCTATTAGTTGCTTCTAAAATTGCTGACCGTGTTGGAATTACGCGCTCGGTAATCGTTAATGCATTACGCAAGTTGGAATCAGCGGGCGTAATTGAATCACGTTCTTTAGGTATGAAGGGGACGTATATCAAAGTACTAAATGATAAGTTCTTAACAGCTTTAGCTGAAATTAAAATGAAATAA
- the fliI gene encoding flagellar protein export ATPase FliI — protein MKTAQLIEHIPNLNTFKKFGRVTRVVGLMIESQGPESAIGDVCKIHVQTVKNGQQTILAEVVGFKDEIVVLMPFSSLKEISIGCLVEGTGKPLEVKVGPELIGKVLDAMGNPFDGQALPRGLTSVQTEKEPPNPLHRPPIEEQLEVGVKAIDGMLTVGSGQRVGIFAGSGVGKSTLLGMIARNTKADINVIALVGERGREVREFIERDLGPEGLSRSIVVAATSDQPALMRIKAAFTATAIAEYFRDRGHNVMLMMDSVTRVAMAQREIGLAVGEPPATRGYTPSVFAILPTLLERSGTNIHGTITAFYTVLVDGDDMNEPIADAVRGILDGHIVLDRNLANKGQYPAINVLKSVSRLMNHIAEPEHVKAASRLRELYFDYSKSEDLINIGAYKRGTSREIDEAIQYEPLITAFLKQGFKDKVSIQQTVNEMVALSNGGAK, from the coding sequence ATGAAAACGGCTCAATTAATTGAACATATTCCAAATCTCAATACATTTAAAAAGTTTGGTAGGGTGACGAGAGTTGTCGGTTTAATGATTGAGTCACAAGGTCCAGAAAGCGCGATTGGTGATGTTTGCAAAATCCATGTTCAAACGGTTAAAAATGGCCAGCAAACAATTTTAGCAGAAGTTGTCGGCTTTAAAGATGAAATCGTTGTCCTTATGCCATTCTCTTCACTAAAAGAAATTTCAATTGGTTGTTTAGTAGAGGGAACTGGTAAGCCTTTAGAAGTAAAGGTGGGGCCGGAGCTGATTGGCAAAGTGCTAGATGCAATGGGCAATCCATTTGATGGACAAGCATTACCAAGAGGGCTAACATCCGTGCAAACCGAAAAAGAACCACCCAATCCACTTCATCGTCCACCAATCGAGGAGCAGTTAGAAGTGGGCGTAAAAGCAATTGACGGGATGCTAACAGTTGGTAGTGGTCAGCGCGTCGGAATATTCGCCGGTTCTGGTGTCGGTAAAAGTACATTGCTCGGAATGATTGCGCGCAATACAAAAGCCGATATTAATGTCATTGCATTAGTAGGGGAACGTGGTCGTGAAGTGCGTGAATTTATTGAGCGTGATTTAGGTCCAGAAGGTTTAAGTCGTTCTATTGTTGTAGCAGCTACGAGTGACCAACCGGCATTAATGCGCATAAAAGCAGCATTCACTGCGACGGCTATCGCTGAATATTTCCGTGACCGCGGTCATAATGTGATGCTCATGATGGACTCCGTTACTCGAGTTGCAATGGCGCAGCGTGAAATCGGCTTAGCTGTCGGAGAACCACCAGCAACACGAGGTTACACACCTTCCGTCTTTGCGATTTTACCAACATTATTAGAGCGATCAGGGACAAATATTCATGGGACAATTACGGCGTTTTATACCGTTTTAGTAGATGGGGACGATATGAACGAACCGATTGCGGATGCAGTTCGAGGGATTTTAGATGGTCATATTGTATTAGACCGTAATTTAGCAAATAAAGGTCAATATCCAGCCATCAATGTATTGAAAAGTGTCAGTCGTTTAATGAACCATATAGCAGAACCAGAGCATGTAAAAGCAGCAAGTCGATTAAGGGAATTGTATTTCGATTATTCGAAGTCAGAGGATTTAATTAACATTGGTGCATATAAACGAGGAACTTCACGTGAAATTGATGAAGCGATTCAATATGAGCCTTTAATTACGGCCTTTTTAAAGCAAGGATTTAAAGATAAAGTTTCCATACAACAAACTGTAAATGAAATGGTAGCGTTGTCGAATGGCGGTGCGAAATAA
- the fliF gene encoding flagellar basal-body MS-ring/collar protein FliF, whose amino-acid sequence MNERFTKIKSDSTSFWKSRTKNQRGAIVGGIIAVIALAGILTYLSTRTTMAQLFPELPTAEVGRITEALTAQGVSYEVANGGTTILVPEDQVDNLKVSLATQGYPDSGEIDNTFFTTNAGFGMTDNEFDVIKKAAIETDLANLIRKFDGVKDANVMITLPDSGVFLKDAQGESTAAIVLKTAPGHKFSDDQIKGLFNLVSMSIPNLPKDNITIMNQYSEYYDLAAAENGGGGMDSVTGQMEVKKTIERDLQRQVQQMLGTLIGPDKVVVNVSADIDFKKENRKEDLVKPVDEENMSGIEISTQRITETYSGGVGAEGSPEAENPTDNFIDYVEGTTGNGDYERVEETINNDVNRIHREIQESPYKIRDLGIQVMVEPPNPADVASLPEDVRADIEQILSTIVRTSIDQEATGDLTDEELANRVVVSVQQFHGNDTNATAPESVIPWWVWVIGGILLVAIVLLVVYVIRVRKRKQQEEEQGIIERQQELIDVEDISEEKETEATVRRKQLEKMAKDKPEDFAKLLRSWIAED is encoded by the coding sequence ATGAATGAACGATTTACAAAAATTAAAAGTGACTCCACTAGTTTCTGGAAGAGTCGAACGAAAAATCAAAGGGGCGCAATTGTTGGAGGGATTATAGCCGTTATTGCGTTAGCAGGTATACTTACATATTTATCAACACGTACAACGATGGCGCAATTATTCCCAGAACTACCTACTGCTGAGGTGGGAAGAATTACAGAAGCTTTAACTGCTCAGGGTGTTTCGTATGAAGTTGCAAATGGAGGAACGACAATTTTAGTTCCAGAAGATCAAGTGGATAATTTAAAAGTTTCGCTTGCAACACAAGGGTATCCCGATTCTGGTGAAATTGATAATACATTCTTTACGACAAATGCAGGCTTCGGTATGACGGATAATGAATTCGATGTCATTAAAAAGGCAGCAATTGAAACGGATTTAGCCAATCTAATACGCAAATTTGACGGTGTTAAAGATGCCAATGTCATGATAACGTTACCAGACTCGGGTGTGTTTTTAAAAGATGCACAAGGAGAGTCAACAGCGGCAATCGTGCTAAAAACTGCTCCTGGACATAAGTTTTCAGATGACCAAATTAAAGGGTTGTTCAACTTAGTGTCAATGAGTATCCCTAATTTACCAAAAGATAATATTACGATTATGAATCAATACTCGGAGTATTATGATTTAGCTGCTGCTGAAAACGGTGGCGGTGGTATGGATAGTGTGACGGGGCAAATGGAAGTGAAGAAAACAATCGAACGTGATCTTCAACGCCAAGTACAACAAATGCTCGGTACGCTTATAGGACCGGACAAGGTTGTAGTAAATGTTTCAGCAGATATTGACTTTAAAAAAGAAAACCGCAAAGAAGACTTAGTTAAACCTGTTGATGAAGAAAATATGTCGGGAATTGAAATTAGTACACAACGAATTACAGAAACGTATTCAGGTGGTGTAGGCGCGGAAGGTTCTCCAGAAGCAGAAAATCCAACAGATAATTTCATAGATTATGTTGAAGGAACAACTGGAAATGGAGATTATGAGCGCGTCGAGGAAACGATTAATAATGACGTTAACCGTATCCATCGTGAAATCCAAGAAAGTCCATATAAAATTCGCGATTTAGGTATTCAAGTAATGGTAGAACCGCCAAATCCAGCTGATGTAGCGTCACTACCTGAGGATGTTCGTGCAGATATTGAACAAATTTTATCCACAATTGTACGTACTTCTATCGATCAAGAGGCTACGGGTGACTTAACAGACGAAGAACTTGCTAATCGAGTTGTCGTATCTGTTCAACAATTCCATGGCAATGATACTAATGCAACAGCACCGGAATCTGTTATCCCTTGGTGGGTATGGGTAATCGGAGGCATCTTATTAGTTGCGATTGTGTTATTAGTCGTTTACGTAATACGTGTTCGTAAGCGTAAGCAGCAAGAAGAAGAGCAAGGAATTATTGAAAGACAGCAGGAGTTAATAGATGTAGAAGATATTTCTGAAGAAAAAGAAACTGAAGCGACTGTACGCCGCAAGCAATTAGAAAAAATGGCGAAAGATAAGCCAGAAGATTTTGCGAAGCTATTGCGTAGTTGGATTGCTGAAGACTAA
- the fliE gene encoding flagellar hook-basal body complex protein FliE, with amino-acid sequence MSPTQTVNELNTINKQVTSAEAQKTFANTLKEAISNVNAQQVQSDTMTQKLISGGDVDLHEVMIASQKASVTLSATIEIRNKAVEAYQEIMRMSV; translated from the coding sequence ATGTCTCCTACGCAAACTGTGAATGAATTAAACACGATTAATAAACAGGTAACCTCTGCAGAAGCACAAAAAACGTTTGCCAATACGTTAAAAGAGGCAATATCTAACGTAAACGCTCAGCAAGTGCAATCTGATACGATGACACAAAAATTAATTAGTGGTGGAGATGTCGATCTACACGAAGTAATGATTGCTTCCCAAAAAGCAAGTGTTACATTAAGTGCAACAATTGAAATTCGTAACAAAGCAGTAGAAGCTTACCAAGAAATTATGCGAATGAGCGTTTAA
- the xerC gene encoding tyrosine recombinase XerC, with amino-acid sequence MDCQSKEALEQFIRYVQLEKNFSLHTVREYEYDLLDFFRFLEAEGVSNIAEIDYIHARLYVTKLYDEQKARTSISRKISSIRSFFRFLNREQNIDDAPFRSLYHPKKEERLPSFFYEEELNQLFENNKGTDPKQVRNMAILELLYATGIRVSECVSVELGDIDFHYGIIRVMGKGRKERIIPFGQYAQDALTSYIEQVRPQLMKNQNHQKVFVNMRGGELTARGVRYILSEMIENTSMHTKIYPHMLRHTFATHLLNNGADMRTVQELLGHTNLSSTQIYTHVTKEALRKTYMNSHPRA; translated from the coding sequence ATGGATTGTCAATCGAAAGAAGCATTAGAACAATTTATTCGATATGTGCAACTCGAAAAAAACTTTTCACTGCATACCGTGCGTGAATATGAATATGATTTACTTGATTTTTTTCGTTTTTTAGAAGCTGAAGGGGTTTCCAATATAGCGGAAATCGATTATATCCATGCAAGATTGTACGTGACAAAGCTTTATGATGAACAAAAAGCAAGAACTTCAATATCAAGGAAGATTTCATCCATTCGTTCTTTTTTTCGCTTTTTAAATCGCGAACAGAATATAGATGATGCTCCGTTTCGTTCTCTTTATCATCCGAAAAAGGAAGAGCGATTACCGAGCTTTTTTTATGAAGAAGAGCTGAATCAACTTTTTGAGAATAATAAAGGTACTGATCCAAAGCAAGTGCGTAATATGGCAATATTAGAGCTACTATACGCTACTGGAATACGTGTGAGTGAATGTGTTTCCGTTGAACTTGGGGATATCGATTTTCATTACGGGATTATTCGTGTAATGGGAAAAGGGCGAAAAGAACGTATTATTCCGTTTGGACAATATGCACAAGACGCCTTAACTTCTTATATTGAACAAGTACGTCCTCAATTGATGAAAAATCAAAATCACCAAAAAGTTTTTGTTAATATGCGTGGCGGTGAACTTACGGCGCGCGGTGTTCGTTATATATTAAGTGAGATGATTGAGAATACAAGTATGCATACGAAAATATATCCACATATGCTGCGTCATACTTTTGCGACTCATTTGCTCAATAATGGGGCCGATATGCGGACGGTGCAGGAATTATTGGGGCATACTAATTTATCATCCACACAAATTTATACACATGTAACAAAAGAAGCGCTAAGGAAGACGTATATGAATAGTCATCCGAGAGCTTAA
- the flgB gene encoding flagellar basal body rod protein FlgB, with translation MNLFGGTINNLENGLSYATLKNKAIAQNIANVDTPNYKTKDVSFKEVFADVKKSTISANRTDVRHYDFHIEGGKSGVYSNDNFRSRPNGNAVNMDAEQAKLAENTIYYNALIERVNGKFGTLNTVIKGGK, from the coding sequence TTGAATCTTTTTGGCGGGACAATCAATAATTTGGAAAATGGACTTTCCTACGCGACATTAAAAAACAAAGCCATTGCGCAAAATATAGCGAATGTTGACACACCGAATTACAAAACCAAAGATGTTAGTTTTAAAGAGGTGTTTGCTGATGTGAAAAAATCGACAATTTCTGCAAATCGTACAGATGTGCGACATTATGATTTTCATATTGAAGGTGGGAAAAGTGGCGTTTATTCAAATGATAATTTCCGATCAAGACCAAATGGTAATGCCGTAAATATGGATGCTGAACAAGCGAAGTTAGCGGAAAATACAATTTACTACAATGCGCTAATTGAACGCGTTAACGGGAAGTTTGGAACATTAAATACAGTGATTAAAGGAGGGAAATAA
- the fliJ gene encoding flagellar export protein FliJ has product MSKYTYRFEKILVVREQEKNESEMAFKESVQVFEEIATKLYDLLKKKEDLTTYQQERLAVGSSIDEINHYSKFIDSMEKTIADVQQKVVQARAKMNWHEQKLLEKNLEVRKYEKMRENDYEHYKEDQQRIEAIQLDELSTIAYYKREIR; this is encoded by the coding sequence ATGTCTAAATATACATACCGCTTTGAAAAAATACTTGTCGTTAGAGAGCAAGAAAAAAACGAATCCGAAATGGCCTTTAAGGAATCTGTACAAGTGTTTGAGGAAATCGCAACGAAGCTTTACGATTTATTAAAGAAAAAAGAAGATTTAACGACATATCAGCAAGAGCGATTAGCTGTAGGCTCTTCTATAGATGAAATCAATCATTATTCAAAGTTTATAGACAGCATGGAAAAAACAATTGCGGATGTTCAACAAAAAGTAGTACAAGCACGTGCGAAAATGAACTGGCATGAACAAAAATTATTAGAAAAAAACTTGGAAGTACGTAAATACGAAAAAATGCGTGAAAATGATTACGAGCATTACAAAGAAGATCAACAGCGCATTGAAGCGATTCAATTAGATGAACTTTCAACGATTGCATATTACAAGAGGGAAATCAGGTGA
- the hslU gene encoding ATP-dependent protease ATPase subunit HslU, whose translation MTANNLTPKQITEQLNRHIVGQETAKRAVAIALRNRYRRSLLPEDLKNEVNPKNILMIGPTGVGKTEIARRLAKLTNAPFIKVEATKFTEVGYVGRDVESMVRDLVEASRRLVKEEMVEAVQEQAESNANEQLVKLLAPSKLKDKVVQNPFEMFFGQKDSPQENTNQAEDMEVRSRRVQIAQDLKNGKLEEQWVTIEVTEATPSMFDAMPGMDMNAGGMQDMLANLMPKKTKKRKVQVKDARRILTQEEANKLIDSDELANEAIRRAEQAGIIFIDEIDKIASKGSSSAEVSREGVQRDILPIVEGSSVTTKYGSVKTDYMLFIAAGAFHMSKPSDLIPELQGRFPIRVELEKLTKADFVRILQEPDQSLILQYKALLETEGVTIDFTEAAIERIAEIATEVNQETDNIGARRLHTILERLLEELSYEASEIAPAHIEITPNYVNQKLENIVKNKDLSQFIL comes from the coding sequence ATGACAGCGAATAATTTAACGCCAAAACAAATTACTGAACAGTTAAATCGACATATTGTCGGGCAAGAAACAGCGAAGCGTGCAGTTGCCATTGCGTTACGAAACCGTTACCGCCGTTCGTTATTGCCTGAAGACTTGAAAAATGAAGTTAATCCCAAAAACATTTTAATGATTGGTCCAACGGGAGTAGGTAAAACGGAAATTGCGCGCCGACTGGCAAAACTAACAAACGCACCATTTATAAAGGTTGAGGCGACAAAGTTTACAGAAGTAGGCTATGTTGGTCGTGATGTTGAATCGATGGTCCGTGACTTAGTAGAGGCTTCACGTCGACTCGTGAAGGAAGAGATGGTCGAAGCTGTTCAAGAACAAGCAGAGTCTAATGCGAATGAGCAGCTTGTGAAATTGTTAGCGCCATCCAAGTTGAAGGATAAAGTTGTTCAAAATCCATTTGAAATGTTTTTTGGTCAAAAAGATAGTCCACAAGAAAATACCAACCAAGCGGAAGATATGGAAGTGCGATCTCGTCGTGTTCAAATTGCGCAAGATTTAAAAAATGGCAAACTGGAAGAACAATGGGTAACGATTGAAGTGACTGAAGCAACCCCTTCTATGTTTGATGCGATGCCAGGTATGGACATGAATGCTGGTGGTATGCAGGATATGCTTGCTAACTTAATGCCGAAAAAAACAAAAAAGCGTAAAGTACAAGTAAAAGATGCACGCCGCATATTAACGCAAGAAGAGGCGAATAAATTAATCGATTCGGACGAATTGGCAAATGAAGCCATTCGTAGAGCGGAGCAAGCGGGTATTATTTTTATCGATGAGATAGATAAAATTGCAAGTAAGGGCTCTTCGTCAGCGGAAGTTTCTCGAGAAGGTGTTCAACGCGATATTTTACCGATTGTTGAAGGGTCTTCGGTAACGACAAAGTATGGTTCGGTTAAAACAGACTACATGTTATTTATTGCAGCAGGTGCATTCCATATGTCGAAGCCGAGCGATTTAATACCTGAATTGCAAGGGCGCTTCCCAATTCGTGTTGAGTTAGAAAAATTAACGAAAGCCGATTTCGTGCGCATTTTGCAAGAACCAGATCAATCATTGATTTTACAATATAAAGCGTTGCTTGAAACAGAAGGCGTTACAATTGATTTCACAGAGGCAGCTATTGAAAGAATTGCAGAAATTGCTACAGAAGTAAATCAAGAAACCGATAATATTGGTGCGCGCCGTTTGCATACGATTTTAGAGCGTTTATTAGAAGAGCTATCCTATGAAGCGTCAGAAATCGCTCCAGCACATATTGAAATAACGCCGAATTATGTAAATCAAAAGTTGGAAAATATCGTGAAAAACAAAGATTTGTCACAATTTATCTTATAA
- the hslV gene encoding ATP-dependent protease subunit HslV yields MGQIHATTIFAIHHKGECAMAGDGQVTLGNAVVMKHTARKVRRLFNGKVLAGFAGSVADAFTLFEMFEAKLNEYNGNLQRAAVEVAKQWRGDKMLRQLEAMLLVMDHSTLLLVSGTGEVIEPDDGILAIGSGGNYALSAGRALKKHAGDHLSAKEIAEAALTTAADICVFTNHNIILEAL; encoded by the coding sequence ATGGGTCAAATTCATGCTACGACAATCTTTGCGATTCATCATAAAGGTGAATGTGCAATGGCTGGTGATGGTCAAGTAACACTAGGGAATGCGGTCGTAATGAAGCATACTGCTAGAAAGGTCAGACGTCTGTTTAATGGCAAAGTACTGGCTGGATTTGCGGGTTCGGTTGCGGACGCATTTACACTTTTTGAAATGTTTGAAGCAAAATTAAATGAATACAATGGGAATTTACAAAGAGCTGCCGTTGAAGTTGCCAAACAGTGGCGTGGAGATAAAATGTTACGCCAATTAGAAGCGATGCTACTAGTGATGGATCACTCCACATTGTTACTCGTTTCTGGTACAGGTGAAGTAATTGAACCGGATGATGGTATTTTAGCAATCGGTTCAGGTGGGAATTATGCGTTATCAGCAGGGCGTGCATTAAAAAAACATGCAGGCGATCATTTATCTGCGAAAGAAATTGCAGAGGCGGCCTTAACAACTGCAGCTGATATTTGTGTGTTTACGAACCATAATATTATCTTGGAGGCATTGTAA
- the flgC gene encoding flagellar basal body rod protein FlgC — translation MSIFHSMNTTASALTAQRLRMDVISSNIANVDTTRGKQVNGEWEPYRKKSITLKEQQGQFSNFLNVAMGKTEKNGAGNGVKVTSIKEDNETPFKLVFDPTHPDANADGYVQMSNVDLLKEMVDLISATRSYEANITVFNANKSMLTKALEIGKG, via the coding sequence GTGTCTATTTTCCATAGTATGAATACTACCGCCTCTGCATTAACGGCGCAACGATTACGTATGGATGTCATTTCGTCTAATATCGCTAACGTAGATACAACACGTGGTAAACAGGTAAATGGAGAATGGGAGCCTTACCGCAAAAAATCTATTACATTAAAAGAACAACAAGGCCAGTTTTCAAATTTCCTAAATGTAGCCATGGGAAAAACGGAAAAGAATGGCGCTGGCAATGGTGTCAAAGTTACTTCTATTAAAGAAGACAATGAGACGCCATTTAAACTTGTTTTTGACCCGACACATCCAGATGCGAATGCAGATGGCTATGTACAAATGTCAAATGTTGATTTATTGAAAGAAATGGTTGACTTGATTTCAGCTACACGTTCATACGAAGCGAATATTACAGTATTCAATGCAAATAAAAGTATGTTAACAAAAGCATTAGAAATAGGGAAAGGGTGA